Below is a genomic region from Citrobacter tructae.
CTTTGAGCCGACGGTAATCTCCGGCCTGCATCAACACGACGAAGCCATTCAGCATGAAGTGTTTGGCCCGGTGATGACCATTCAACCGTTTTCTACAGACGAAGAAGCGTTACACAAGGCTAATGACGTGGAATATGGCCTGGCGGCGAGCGTCTGGACCAGCAACCACAGCCGCGCGCAGCGCTTTTGCATTGACCTCGATTTTGGCACGGTGTGGATCAACAACCATATTCCACTGTGCGCTGAAATGCCGCATGGCGGCTTCAAAAAATCCGGCTACGGTAAAGATCTCTCCTCCTATTCACTCGATGAGTACACCCGAGTGAAACATATCATGTGCGACATTTCTGAATAGAGGGTAAGACGATGAAAGCATTAAAAATAGCCGCGCTGTCTCTGGTGATGTTCTCGGGACTTAGCCTGGCAGACAGTTCGCCGCTGACTACCGTCAATGAGTATATGGCGGCATGGAATGCGCATAACGCGCCGCTTGCCGCGCAGTATCTGGCAGAGGACGCGGTCTATTACGATGCCGCCGCCGGGGAACCGATAACCGGCAGAGAAAAAGCCGAGAAAGAAGTGATCGGCGCGTTTATTAAAGCGGTTCCGGATCTCAGCTGGAAAATGATCGGCAAACCCGTCTATGACGAGGATACGGTGGCATTTCGCTGGGAGTTTTCGGGTAAAAATAGCGGCGAATGGGCAGGCAGTCCGCCGACAAATAATCCGATCAAATTTGAAGGCGTCAGCTATATTCATGTTAAAGCAGGGAAAATCACCTGGCAGGGTGATTATTATGATTCTAAAAAACTGGATGCAGAGTTAAAGCCAGTGAAGTAGTCGGCGGTCCCCCTTGATGAGAGGGGGAACCTCTCATTTGTGCTGTGTTTAGGGCAGTGTGTGCGTGACAAAAGGACAAGTTAATGGCAATTACCCGACGTGATTTTCTCAACGGTGTGGCGGTCACCATCGCCGCGGGGCTGACCCCTCTGGATCTGGTCAGAGCGGCAGGAAAGGGGCACGAATTTATTGATGGAAGTTATTATCCGCCTGGTTTGACGGGGTTACGGGGTAACCATCCCGGATCGTTTGAAATGGCGCATGCGCTGGGTCGTGAACATAAAAAATTTGATTTAGCTGCGCTTCCCGTTGAGGAAGACTATGACCTGGTGATCGTCGGCGGGGGGATCAGCGGGCTGGCTGCCGGGTGCTTCTGGCGTCAACTCGCCGGGCAAAGCAGCAGGATTCTGATCCTCGACAACCATGACGATTTTGGCGGTCACGCCAAACGTAACGAATTTAGCGTCGCGGGTAAAAAACTGATCGGCTATGGCGGCAGTGAGTCGTTCCAATCTCCGGCGCACAATTTCAGCCCGGAAGTGCAAACGCTGATGGAAACACTCGGCGTCAGCGCTACCAAGCTGAAAGAGAGTTTTGACGTCAACTTCTATCCAGACTTGCAGCTTAGTCGCGGTGTCTTTTTCGACCAAAAGAATTTTGGCGAGACGAAAATAGTCAGCGGCGATCCGGGGCGCGCAGTCTCCGACGATATTCCACCGAACCGGCTCAATGGTCGTCATATCGAAGATTTTATTAATGACTTTCCGTTGAGCGAGGGCGATCGAAAAGCGCTTATCGATCTGCACGTGCGCCCTGGCGATTACCTTCCGGGTATGACGGTCGAGGAGAAAATCGACTGGCTGGATACCCACAGCTACAGTGAGTTCCTGGCGACGAAAGTCGGTTTAAGCAAAATGGCACTGCTCTATTTCCAGCAGCGTTCCAACGATTTCTTTGCTATCGGCATTGAAGGTATTTCCTGTAGTGATGCACGGGCGTGTGCGTTGCCGGGCATGGAGGCATTAGGGTTACCGCCGCTGGACGGCGAATCGCTGGCCGATCTCGAAGAGCCATATGTTTATCACTTCCCCGACGGCAACGCGGGCCTGGCGCGAATAATGGTCAGATATATGCTGCCGGATGCCTTGCCGGGCACCACAATGGAAGATTCCGTTCTTGCCAGACTGCATTACGAAAAATTGGATCTGCCGGAAAATACCACGCGTTTGCGCCTGAACAGTACCGTGATAAATGCGGCCAACATGCCGGATGGCGTGGCCGTTACCTACCTGCGCGATGGTAAAATGCATCGTGTACGCGCGAAAAATGCCATCATGGCGGGCTATAACATGATGATCCCATACCTTGTGCCGGAAACGCCGGAGCAACAGCAGGCGGATCTCAAGTTGAACGTGAAGGCGCCGCTGGTGTACACCAATGTGGTGGTGAAAAACTGGCAGGCGTTCAAGCAACTCGGCGTGCATGAGTTTTATTCACCGGCCGCGCCGTACAGCCGGATTAAGCTCGACTATCCGGTAAGCATTGGTGGGTATCAGCACCCGGCGACCCCGGACGATCCGATGGTCATTCATATGGTTTATGTGCCGACGTATCCGGGCAGTAATTTACCGGCGAGGGAGCAATTCCGCCTCGGACGTGCCTATCTGCTGGGGACGACGTTTGCCGCGCATGAAGAGATGATCCGCGGCCAATTGCAGGAGATGTTTGGCTCGACAGGTTTTGATAATCAACGGGATATCTCCGCCATTACGGTTAACCGCTGGGCGCATGGCTATGCCTATTACGCCAATCCGCTGTTTGACGATATGGACAAAATGGACAAAGTCGTCGAGCGGGCGCGTAAGCCAATAGGCCGAATTGCGATAGCTAACTCTGATGCCGACTGGAGCGCTTATGCGCATGCGGCTATTGATCAGGCATGGCGTGCGGTTAACGAACTCAAGGATATGGGGTGATCTATGCGTAATGTAACCGTTCTTATCGCCTGCTTGTTTAGCGCGACGGTTTCCGCCGCGGAATCTAACGGTGAGTACATCGCCAGAATTTCAGACTGCGTAGCCTGTCACACCGCCAAGGGTGGGGACGCTATGGCAGGAGGGAAAAAGTTTCCCACGCCGGTGGGGGATATTTTCTCGACGAATATTACCCCGGACAAAACCCACGGCATTGGTAACTATTCTTACGAGGATTTTGAAAAAGCGGTGCGTCAGGGCATTGCCAAAGATGGCCATCCGCTATACCCGGCGATGCCATATCCGTCTTACGCGAAGCTCTCCGACGAGGATGTTCAGGCGTTGTATCGCTATTTTATGCATGATGTCACTCCGTCGACGGCAGCGAATAAAGAGAATGATATTCCGTGGCTTTTCTCTGCCCGCTGGCCGCTGCATATCTGGAACTGGTTATTTACCGATGCGCCAGCAACTGCTGCTGTCGACAGCAAAAAGACCGATGCCAATGCTGCGCTGATTCAGCGCGGCGCTTATCTGGTTGAGGGTCCGGGTCACTGCGGCTCCTGCCATACCCCGAGAGGGATGGCGATGAACGAGAAAGCCTACACCCATGCCGATGCGGAGTATCTGAGCGGTGCAATGATTGATGGCTGGTATGCGCCGTCTCTCAGGGGTTCCGGAATGTCTGAGCAGGAATTAACGTCGCTGTTACTGACCGGCAAAAGCAAGCATGCTGCGGTTTCGGGCTCGATGGCTGAAGTCGTCAGTGAGAGTACGCAATACCTGACGGATGAAGATGCCACGGCGATTGCACAGTATCTGCTGAGCCTGAAAAGTACCAAGCCGGAGCCGACGCGTGCGGCGGTCACTACGGCTTCCTGGTCGAATTCTCCGCAGGCAGGAAAAGTGGTCTACAACCGTTATTGCTCAACCTGTCACGGTCTGGAAGGCAAAGGTACGGATAACAACGCGCCTTCACTTATCAACAATCCGTTGGTGATGGTTGACGATCCGACCCCGCTGTTCAGAGTCATTTCGCAGGGCGCGGAAACGCCGACCACGCGGGGCAACGTGTCGTTTAAGATGCCGGCGTATAACGGATTGCTAACCGAGGGCGAGATGCGCGATGTGATCAACTATGTGCGCCATAGCTGGGGTGAAGGTAATGCCGAGGTTAGCCAGGAGGAGCTTGCCGGGCTAAAACCCGCCACACACTAAGCGTCATGCCGGATGCGGTGCTTGCACCGCATCCGGCAATGCTTACCCGCCGTTTGCGTGGATAATGTCTGCCAGCCGGGAAAATGCGGCGGCCATCTCATGTTCTTCAATGCTGGCAAAGCCCAGCAACAGGCCGCTGCGTTTCTCTTCATTAACGTAGTAACGTGAAAGT
It encodes:
- a CDS encoding ester cyclase, producing the protein MKALKIAALSLVMFSGLSLADSSPLTTVNEYMAAWNAHNAPLAAQYLAEDAVYYDAAAGEPITGREKAEKEVIGAFIKAVPDLSWKMIGKPVYDEDTVAFRWEFSGKNSGEWAGSPPTNNPIKFEGVSYIHVKAGKITWQGDYYDSKKLDAELKPVK
- a CDS encoding NAD(P)-binding protein; this translates as MAITRRDFLNGVAVTIAAGLTPLDLVRAAGKGHEFIDGSYYPPGLTGLRGNHPGSFEMAHALGREHKKFDLAALPVEEDYDLVIVGGGISGLAAGCFWRQLAGQSSRILILDNHDDFGGHAKRNEFSVAGKKLIGYGGSESFQSPAHNFSPEVQTLMETLGVSATKLKESFDVNFYPDLQLSRGVFFDQKNFGETKIVSGDPGRAVSDDIPPNRLNGRHIEDFINDFPLSEGDRKALIDLHVRPGDYLPGMTVEEKIDWLDTHSYSEFLATKVGLSKMALLYFQQRSNDFFAIGIEGISCSDARACALPGMEALGLPPLDGESLADLEEPYVYHFPDGNAGLARIMVRYMLPDALPGTTMEDSVLARLHYEKLDLPENTTRLRLNSTVINAANMPDGVAVTYLRDGKMHRVRAKNAIMAGYNMMIPYLVPETPEQQQADLKLNVKAPLVYTNVVVKNWQAFKQLGVHEFYSPAAPYSRIKLDYPVSIGGYQHPATPDDPMVIHMVYVPTYPGSNLPAREQFRLGRAYLLGTTFAAHEEMIRGQLQEMFGSTGFDNQRDISAITVNRWAHGYAYYANPLFDDMDKMDKVVERARKPIGRIAIANSDADWSAYAHAAIDQAWRAVNELKDMG
- a CDS encoding c-type cytochrome, which codes for MRNVTVLIACLFSATVSAAESNGEYIARISDCVACHTAKGGDAMAGGKKFPTPVGDIFSTNITPDKTHGIGNYSYEDFEKAVRQGIAKDGHPLYPAMPYPSYAKLSDEDVQALYRYFMHDVTPSTAANKENDIPWLFSARWPLHIWNWLFTDAPATAAVDSKKTDANAALIQRGAYLVEGPGHCGSCHTPRGMAMNEKAYTHADAEYLSGAMIDGWYAPSLRGSGMSEQELTSLLLTGKSKHAAVSGSMAEVVSESTQYLTDEDATAIAQYLLSLKSTKPEPTRAAVTTASWSNSPQAGKVVYNRYCSTCHGLEGKGTDNNAPSLINNPLVMVDDPTPLFRVISQGAETPTTRGNVSFKMPAYNGLLTEGEMRDVINYVRHSWGEGNAEVSQEELAGLKPATH